The following are encoded in a window of Providencia rettgeri genomic DNA:
- a CDS encoding fimbria/pilus periplasmic chaperone: MMLNKTTRSGLLMCGLMVSQLATAGITMDRTRIIFEGDKTSMTLNIGNNNQSLPYLAQGWLENSEGKKVNSPLVVLPPVQRLEPGKTSQIKIEALPVTASSLPQDRESLFYFNLREIPPKSDKANVLQVALQTRVKLFYRPKAIIPADNSEPAINQLTLDKSGSQAVVKNPTPYYVTVINAFSPTLKGDANSFAPVMIAPFGQESLGVSSAQLGNNPTLITINDYGGRPELSFTCQGSACHVASEKS; encoded by the coding sequence ATGATGTTGAATAAGACGACCCGTAGCGGGTTACTGATGTGTGGTTTGATGGTCAGTCAGTTGGCCACCGCGGGGATTACGATGGACCGCACCCGTATTATTTTTGAAGGAGATAAAACTTCCATGACGTTAAATATTGGTAATAACAATCAGAGCTTACCCTATTTAGCGCAAGGGTGGTTAGAAAACTCCGAAGGCAAAAAAGTGAATAGCCCATTGGTGGTGTTGCCCCCAGTACAGCGATTAGAGCCGGGTAAGACGAGTCAAATTAAAATTGAAGCATTACCGGTTACGGCCAGTAGCTTACCGCAAGATAGAGAGAGCTTGTTCTACTTTAATTTGCGAGAAATTCCACCGAAAAGTGATAAAGCGAATGTGTTGCAGGTGGCGTTGCAAACGCGAGTTAAACTGTTTTATCGCCCGAAAGCGATCATTCCCGCTGATAATAGTGAACCGGCAATCAACCAGCTGACGCTGGATAAATCGGGATCGCAAGCGGTGGTGAAAAATCCGACGCCGTATTACGTGACGGTGATTAATGCATTTTCGCCAACTTTAAAGGGCGATGCAAACAGCTTTGCACCGGTGATGATAGCGCCGTTTGGTCAGGAAAGTCTCGGGGTAAGTAGTGCGCAGTTAGGGAACAATCCAACACTGATCACGATTAATGATTACGGTGGCCGACCAGAATTAAGCTTTACATGCCAAGGTAGCGCGTGTCATGTGGCGAGTGAAAAATCGTAA
- a CDS encoding class I SAM-dependent methyltransferase, translating into MHTNHFSPSRTAITMALARAVHQLLDEPIVLQDPIAEFLLDEDMRLKLHDNPYEFNDPMARTMRAAMVARNCVVRDALIKAKKENHNLKQFVMLGCGLDAFSLNQASIFKDIQFYDVDTPKMMAWRADRLNEHHISLPENVHNVNCDFNHQNAFEALSAVGFNKNEPVIISFMGVTPYLSNEVIYNMMEQVLKLPKGSSIHFDYRVQSHLLNPIEQMMDKMVAAQVAKFGEPWLSEFIPDDLRINLLEMGFSQVEHFDTTTLNERYFARRKDGLQTTGGGLRLISAFIE; encoded by the coding sequence ATGCATACTAATCATTTCAGTCCTAGCCGAACAGCAATTACAATGGCGCTAGCCAGAGCAGTACATCAGCTACTTGATGAGCCCATCGTATTACAGGATCCAATCGCTGAATTTTTACTTGATGAAGATATGCGCTTGAAGCTGCATGATAACCCTTATGAGTTTAATGACCCGATGGCCAGAACCATGCGTGCGGCAATGGTTGCCAGAAATTGTGTCGTCAGAGATGCGTTAATTAAAGCGAAAAAAGAAAATCACAATCTTAAACAGTTTGTTATGTTAGGCTGTGGTCTTGATGCATTTTCTTTGAATCAAGCTTCTATATTTAAGGATATTCAATTTTATGATGTAGATACCCCTAAAATGATGGCATGGAGAGCGGATAGATTAAATGAACATCATATTTCGCTGCCTGAAAACGTCCATAATGTTAATTGTGATTTTAATCATCAAAATGCATTCGAAGCGTTATCTGCTGTTGGGTTTAATAAAAATGAACCTGTAATAATTTCATTTATGGGGGTTACACCTTATCTGTCAAATGAGGTGATATATAACATGATGGAACAAGTACTGAAATTGCCTAAAGGTTCATCTATTCACTTTGATTATCGAGTGCAAAGCCATTTATTAAACCCGATTGAGCAAATGATGGATAAAATGGTTGCCGCACAAGTCGCTAAATTTGGTGAACCCTGGTTATCTGAATTTATACCTGACGACCTTCGTATCAATTTATTAGAAATGGGGTTTAGCCAAGTTGAACACTTTGATACAACAACATTAA
- a CDS encoding helix-turn-helix domain-containing protein gives MLLANIDKIEDYEGHKVTPDITTETSHFLKSARIEKSLTGAELGKLLDLSQQQISRYENGLCKISVDMLNNYLQVLNKDWSDYFHSVISNKFSHKF, from the coding sequence AGCTAATATAGATAAGATAGAAGATTATGAAGGGCATAAAGTTACACCCGATATTACTACAGAAACAAGTCATTTTTTGAAATCAGCAAGAATAGAAAAATCATTAACAGGAGCAGAATTAGGGAAATTATTGGATTTGAGTCAGCAACAAATTTCCCGTTATGAAAATGGATTATGTAAGATTTCTGTTGACATGCTAAATAATTATTTGCAAGTGTTAAATAAGGATTGGTCTGATTATTTTCATTCAGTCATTTCGAATAAGTTTTCTCATAAATTTTAA
- a CDS encoding fimbrial protein: protein MDYRVVNNWNVDGQHSILRVRGSLTDSPCRLVMESQDLKLFWFRFIKVILICFLTLKLSYAATATIKVSVITTEETCDLYSQDGANQPIIIDFKDIVATKVDGSMYEMSIPYILECSNATSNPSLNISINGASAEFDSDLLATSEKELGLVLKADGAPIKLGEKINFFYNQKPYLTMTPKVGNKRALKGGTVHSTATLLINFN, encoded by the coding sequence GTGGACTATCGTGTTGTGAATAATTGGAACGTTGATGGTCAGCACAGCATTTTACGGGTTCGCGGATCGCTAACAGACAGCCCGTGCCGACTGGTGATGGAAAGCCAAGACTTAAAACTGTTCTGGTTCAGATTTATAAAAGTAATACTTATTTGTTTTCTGACACTGAAACTTAGTTACGCTGCCACTGCAACGATTAAGGTGAGTGTCATAACAACTGAAGAAACATGTGATCTATATAGCCAAGATGGGGCAAATCAACCAATTATTATTGATTTTAAAGATATTGTTGCTACAAAAGTTGATGGAAGTATGTATGAAATGTCAATACCTTATATACTTGAATGTTCTAATGCAACGAGTAACCCTTCTTTAAACATTTCAATAAACGGCGCTTCAGCTGAATTTGATTCAGATCTATTGGCGACTAGCGAAAAAGAGCTTGGCTTGGTTCTAAAAGCGGACGGAGCCCCGATAAAACTCGGTGAAAAAATTAACTTTTTTTATAATCAAAAACCCTATTTAACGATGACTCCCAAGGTTGGAAATAAAAGAGCATTAAAGGGGGGAACAGTTCACTCAACGGCAACGTTACTTATCAATTTTAATTAA